In Nitrobacteraceae bacterium AZCC 1564, the following proteins share a genomic window:
- a CDS encoding hypothetical protein (product_source=Hypo-rule applied; superfamily=69917), with amino-acid sequence MRLGIAGEYMLTDRLKVAGEAAYLPYVKFNGEDNHFAGNTGVLSGLFPQSGHGAGVQLEAMLSYALTDRFSIGVGGRYWAMWTTQAQFCSYNPGTTPCTPTAPARAATEQVGLLVQSSYKFNALDLLAGR; translated from the coding sequence ATGCGTCTCGGCATCGCTGGTGAATACATGTTGACTGATCGCCTGAAGGTGGCGGGAGAGGCCGCCTATCTGCCTTACGTGAAGTTCAACGGCGAAGACAATCATTTCGCAGGCAACACTGGTGTCCTCTCCGGACTGTTTCCTCAATCCGGACATGGCGCGGGCGTGCAGCTCGAAGCCATGCTCTCCTATGCGTTGACCGACCGGTTCAGTATCGGCGTCGGTGGCCGATATTGGGCGATGTGGACGACACAAGCTCAGTTCTGTTCCTACAATCCCGGGACCACGCCCTGCACGCCGACAGCACCGGCCCGGGCCGCGACCGAGCAGGTCGGCCTGTTGGTACAAAGCTCCTACAAGTTCAACGCTCTGGACCTGTTGGCGGGGCGGTAG
- a CDS encoding opacity protein-like surface antigen (product_source=COG3637; cleavage_site_network=SignalP-noTM; cog=COG3637; pfam=PF13505; superfamily=56925) — protein MKELLLVPFALMMAASPLSAADLTVKAQQPLSSGWGWTGLYIGAHAGAMWGRTNFSDPFGPSIFGDTVRTPGYLFGGQIGYNWQQGASPWVLGVEADISALDSDGTFTCFAFSGIFISANCRVRPHALGTLTGRVGYMVGSDHRTLLYAKGGAAWTRDTIDITSNNQFNSGATISTTADQTKWGWTAGAGVERALTPAWSLMLEYNYAQFGDVNIATPASQTVTSGGAATPIPGNVSSATQHIHLAKVGLNYRWGEDPMAGWGNVVSPALPVKAPLHAAARTAGWEIEGGTRYWYSSDRLQWDNAGAVGGLVQSRLTYDDRTTHAGELFGRIDSPWGMFVKGFIGGGATVNGHMNDEDWGIDDGPRQPIHILYKYSARQGRRQRRLRNHRHRSLVASGCGLQIRHVCRLQLFSRKDGRLRLRPDREPDESRRSMRTGQSVLSTGPDNRGCDHHAEGRVAVNASRHRW, from the coding sequence ATGAAAGAGCTGTTGCTTGTCCCGTTTGCACTCATGATGGCTGCTAGCCCTTTGTCGGCGGCGGACCTCACGGTCAAAGCGCAGCAACCGCTCTCTTCTGGCTGGGGTTGGACGGGCCTCTATATCGGCGCACATGCCGGAGCCATGTGGGGCAGAACAAACTTCTCCGATCCGTTCGGCCCGTCAATTTTTGGCGATACCGTGCGAACCCCTGGTTATCTTTTCGGCGGTCAGATCGGGTACAATTGGCAGCAAGGCGCGTCACCCTGGGTGCTCGGGGTCGAAGCCGACATCAGCGCGCTCGATTCCGATGGTACGTTCACCTGCTTCGCATTTTCCGGGATTTTCATTTCGGCAAATTGCCGTGTCCGTCCTCACGCGCTCGGCACTCTCACAGGCCGCGTCGGTTACATGGTCGGTTCAGACCATCGCACTTTGTTATACGCAAAAGGCGGTGCGGCCTGGACACGCGACACGATCGATATAACGAGCAACAATCAGTTCAATAGCGGGGCCACGATCTCGACAACTGCCGACCAGACAAAATGGGGTTGGACTGCTGGCGCGGGCGTGGAACGTGCGCTGACGCCAGCATGGTCGTTAATGCTGGAATACAATTATGCGCAGTTCGGCGATGTGAACATAGCAACTCCCGCCTCGCAGACAGTGACCTCAGGTGGCGCGGCAACGCCCATTCCTGGCAACGTGTCGAGCGCCACGCAACACATCCATCTGGCCAAGGTAGGGCTTAACTATCGATGGGGCGAGGATCCAATGGCAGGCTGGGGCAACGTGGTATCACCCGCTCTTCCCGTGAAGGCGCCTCTGCACGCTGCCGCCCGGACTGCGGGCTGGGAAATTGAGGGCGGTACGCGCTACTGGTACAGCTCCGATCGATTGCAATGGGACAATGCCGGTGCAGTCGGCGGCCTCGTACAATCGCGGCTGACCTATGATGATCGAACAACTCACGCCGGTGAACTGTTCGGCCGCATTGACAGTCCCTGGGGCATGTTCGTCAAAGGATTCATTGGCGGCGGCGCGACCGTGAACGGCCACATGAATGACGAGGATTGGGGGATTGACGATGGTCCCCGCCAGCCCATCCATATCCTATACAAATACTCGGCACGCCAAGGTCGACGGCAACGTCGGCTACGCAACCATAGACATCGGTCACTCGTGGCTTCGGGGTGCGGATTACAAATTCGGCACGTTTGTCGGCTACAATTATTTTCGCGAAAAGATGGGCGCCTTCGGCTGCGTCCAGACCGCGAGCCCGATGAATCCCGGCGCTCCATGCGCACCGGGCAATCCGTCCTTTCAACCGGTCCCGACAACCGGGGCTGCGATCATCACGCAGAGGGCCGAGTGGCGGTCAATGCGTCTCGGCATCGCTGGTGA